A single window of Aquarana catesbeiana isolate 2022-GZ linkage group LG10, ASM4218655v1, whole genome shotgun sequence DNA harbors:
- the LOC141111019 gene encoding phospholipase A2 homolog otoconin-22 gives MARCLVLGLAVTCIIALVTSTPAQFDEMIKVTTIVYGLANFSDYGCHCGANTGGRPVDAIDWCCHEQACCHNEAEMRGCNPVTQTYRFYTEEEQKVKCMKARDRCEKMVCECDEKAANCFRKELENYNVYFRNFSALGVCRGPRPFC, from the exons ATGGCCAGGTGTCTAGTTCTGGGACTGGCAGTGACATGCA TCATTGCCCTGGTCACCAGCACCCCAGCACAATTTGATGAAATGATTAAAGTGACCACCATCGTTTATGGCCTAGCTAACTTCTCTGATTATGGCTGCCACTGTGGTGCCAACACCGGAGGAAGACCCGTGGATGCCATTGACTG GTGCTGCCATGAACAGGCCTGCTGCCACAATGAGGCTGAAATGAGAGGATGCAACCCTGTGACTCAGACATACCGCTTCTATACCGAAGAAGAACAGAAGGTTAAATGCA TGAAAGCTCGTGATCGCTGTGAGAAGATGGTCTGTGAGTGCGATGAAAAGGCTGCAAATTGTTTCCGGAAAGAGCTGGAAAATTACAATGTATATTTCCGAAACTTCTCAGCACTGGGAGTGTGCAGAGGGCCAAGGCCTTTTTGTTAG